One Candidatus Anstonellales archaeon DNA window includes the following coding sequences:
- a CDS encoding aspartate aminotransferase family protein, with protein MTTKEEIIKREKNAEFSCYIKRPFVAERGEGHYLYDSEGKRYLDCVMGHGVAGLGHCHPKLVRAIEEQVKKLISCPEVFPLQLRVEFEELLLSIAPGERLKKGKVFLCNSGTESVEGAIKLARLNTKRKGFICTMNAFHGRSIGALSLTFNPKYREPFEPLLSTIKRVRFGDAQAVESAIDQETAGVIVEPIQGEGGVRVAPNGYLQALREICNRKGVLLIFDEVQTGFGRTGKMFACEHWGVSPDILCLAKTIAGGFPCGAIIARDGLDFAPLQHGSTFGGNPLACAAGLATIKTIKEEHLCENAFSVGSYFISRLNEVKSKVPIIREVRGMGLMIAIELKKPSRDYILKLMDHGVLALPAGDMVVRFLPPLSFTKEHVDEVIIALEKALQ; from the coding sequence ATGACGACAAAAGAAGAAATTATTAAGCGAGAAAAAAACGCCGAATTTTCTTGCTATATAAAACGCCCATTTGTAGCAGAGAGAGGAGAAGGTCATTATCTATACGACTCAGAGGGTAAGAGGTATCTAGATTGTGTGATGGGTCACGGAGTTGCTGGGTTGGGTCACTGCCACCCCAAGTTAGTACGGGCAATAGAGGAACAGGTAAAAAAGCTAATCTCTTGTCCGGAGGTTTTTCCCCTTCAACTCAGAGTTGAGTTTGAAGAACTCCTACTTTCTATTGCACCAGGAGAACGCCTCAAAAAAGGAAAAGTCTTTCTATGCAACTCCGGAACAGAATCTGTGGAAGGAGCAATAAAGCTTGCAAGGCTCAACACAAAAAGAAAAGGGTTTATTTGCACCATGAATGCTTTTCATGGAAGAAGCATAGGCGCACTCTCACTTACGTTCAATCCAAAATACCGTGAGCCGTTTGAGCCACTTCTTAGCACAATAAAAAGAGTAAGATTTGGAGATGCGCAAGCAGTTGAATCAGCAATTGACCAGGAGACAGCCGGTGTTATAGTTGAGCCTATACAGGGAGAGGGTGGAGTCAGAGTTGCACCCAACGGCTATCTTCAAGCCCTACGTGAGATATGCAACAGAAAAGGCGTGCTTCTAATTTTTGATGAAGTCCAAACCGGTTTTGGAAGGACAGGCAAGATGTTTGCTTGCGAGCATTGGGGCGTTTCCCCAGATATTCTCTGTCTTGCAAAGACAATAGCTGGCGGCTTTCCATGCGGTGCAATAATTGCACGAGATGGTCTTGACTTTGCTCCCCTTCAGCATGGGAGTACTTTTGGGGGAAACCCTCTTGCTTGCGCAGCAGGATTAGCCACAATAAAAACAATAAAAGAAGAGCACCTCTGCGAAAATGCCTTTTCTGTGGGGTCATATTTTATTTCCCGCCTCAACGAGGTTAAGTCAAAAGTTCCTATTATAAGAGAGGTTAGGGGGATGGGACTTATGATTGCAATTGAACTAAAAAAACCAAGCAGAGATTACATATTAAAGTTAATGGACCATGGCGTTCTTGCACTTCCGGCAGGCGATATGGTCGTTAGGTTCCTCCCACCCCTTTCATTTACGAAGGAACACGTTGATGAAGTTATAATAGCTCTTGAAAAGGCGCTTCAATGA
- a CDS encoding M20/M25/M40 family metallo-hydrolase — protein sequence MNHTDESAREFLYSLVNTQSFSGHEQAAANLCKERMIELGYSYVKIDSAGNVIGANYDYNKYPYPDILLFSHLDTVSGFWEARKSREGISGRGVVDAKGCLASILEAGIHSPSDVKVVVAGVVEEEAPTSKGIRHLLSYLQPKMALNGEPSGCSGVIIAYKGRIVINCRADGEEAHAGISTENPIEKMVSYYQNLRPHFPKKNTFDSVVFNVTHIDYGRVDKLNVIPGYLDFYMDVRVPPTKNPEEIIALFRSLAPKGIKINIKEKLFGCEINQSHPLVRKLVLAIRSTNLTPKYIKKLGSADMNITMAEGIPTVAYGPGDARLDHTNKEFLSWKDYDTAIAVLKNFLSNLTSSH from the coding sequence ATGAATCACACGGACGAATCAGCAAGAGAATTTCTCTATTCATTAGTCAACACACAAAGTTTTTCCGGGCATGAACAAGCAGCAGCAAATCTTTGCAAAGAAAGAATGATCGAGCTTGGATACAGCTACGTAAAGATAGATAGTGCTGGAAATGTAATTGGTGCAAACTACGATTACAATAAATACCCTTATCCGGATATTCTCCTCTTCTCCCATCTTGATACTGTCAGCGGTTTCTGGGAAGCTAGAAAATCCAGAGAAGGAATTTCAGGGAGAGGAGTCGTTGACGCAAAAGGATGCCTTGCGTCCATACTAGAAGCAGGGATACATTCCCCCTCTGACGTTAAGGTCGTCGTTGCAGGCGTAGTGGAAGAGGAAGCGCCAACTTCAAAGGGAATACGCCATCTTCTTAGTTATCTACAACCAAAAATGGCTCTAAACGGTGAGCCTTCTGGATGTAGTGGCGTAATCATTGCATACAAGGGCAGGATAGTTATAAATTGTAGGGCGGATGGTGAAGAGGCTCATGCCGGCATTAGTACAGAGAATCCGATAGAAAAAATGGTATCCTACTATCAAAATCTACGACCCCATTTCCCAAAGAAAAATACCTTTGACTCTGTCGTGTTTAACGTTACTCATATAGACTATGGACGAGTAGATAAACTAAACGTCATACCTGGCTATTTAGACTTCTACATGGATGTAAGAGTTCCCCCAACAAAGAATCCAGAAGAAATAATCGCCCTGTTTAGGTCGCTTGCACCTAAAGGAATCAAAATAAATATAAAAGAAAAGCTTTTTGGGTGTGAGATTAACCAATCACACCCACTAGTTCGCAAACTGGTCCTCGCAATTCGCTCCACTAATCTAACACCAAAATATATCAAAAAACTTGGGAGTGCAGATATGAATATAACCATGGCAGAGGGTATTCCTACAGTTGCCTACGGTCCAGGAGATGCTCGTCTTGATCATACAAACAAGGAATTTCTCAGTTGGAAAGATTATGATACCGCAATTGCTGTACTAAAAAATTTTTTGTCAAATCTTACTTCTTCTCATTAG
- the purM gene encoding phosphoribosylformylglycinamidine cyclo-ligase, whose amino-acid sequence MVKYRDVGIDIKKAAKIHELIEKIVRSTENEFSYGLFGHYAGILVIGKEKIAVTNDGVGSKILVARSLNRFDTVGIDCVAMVANDIICVGARPVAIVDYIALQKQDDKLVLELIKGLAKGAREAGCVIVGGETAILSDIINGFDIEATCVGVVEKEVIDGSKIRRGDVIVGLESSGLHSNGYTLARKLLGKGWEEEMLKPTRIYVSAIREMSLKCKINGLAHITGGAFSKLTRLSRHFGGGFVLDNMPELGGIFRELYEKLGKNDYEMYRTFNCGIGFCVICPPDEAESVIKIAKRKGIGSDVIGKVMEDRGVRLVRDGRSISLL is encoded by the coding sequence ATGGTCAAGTACAGAGACGTCGGCATCGATATCAAAAAGGCTGCAAAGATCCATGAGCTAATAGAGAAGATAGTCAGATCAACAGAAAACGAATTCAGCTATGGGCTTTTTGGCCATTATGCTGGAATTTTAGTGATTGGAAAAGAAAAAATAGCCGTCACAAACGACGGTGTTGGAAGCAAGATTCTCGTTGCGCGAAGCCTAAATAGATTTGATACTGTTGGTATTGACTGTGTCGCAATGGTTGCAAACGACATCATCTGTGTAGGGGCTAGGCCAGTTGCTATAGTAGACTACATAGCGCTCCAAAAGCAGGATGATAAGCTTGTTTTGGAGTTGATAAAGGGACTTGCAAAGGGCGCACGTGAAGCTGGTTGTGTAATTGTTGGTGGAGAGACGGCAATACTTTCCGATATAATAAATGGCTTTGACATTGAGGCTACGTGTGTAGGTGTTGTTGAAAAAGAAGTGATTGATGGAAGCAAGATTAGGAGAGGTGATGTGATAGTTGGACTTGAGTCAAGTGGTTTGCATTCTAATGGCTACACGCTTGCAAGAAAGCTATTAGGAAAAGGATGGGAAGAGGAAATGCTTAAGCCAACGCGCATATACGTAAGTGCTATCCGTGAGATGAGTTTGAAGTGCAAGATCAATGGACTTGCACACATAACTGGTGGCGCATTTTCAAAGCTTACTCGCTTATCTCGTCATTTTGGTGGTGGATTCGTGCTTGACAATATGCCTGAATTGGGTGGTATTTTTAGAGAGTTATATGAGAAGTTAGGGAAGAACGATTATGAGATGTATAGAACGTTTAATTGTGGAATCGGCTTTTGTGTTATTTGTCCTCCTGACGAAGCAGAGAGTGTAATAAAAATTGCAAAAAGAAAAGGAATCGGTTCTGACGTTATCGGAAAAGTAATGGAAGATAGAGGAGTAAGGTTAGTTAGAGATGGGAGGAGTATATCGCTTCTTTAA